In Rhinopithecus roxellana isolate Shanxi Qingling chromosome 4, ASM756505v1, whole genome shotgun sequence, a single genomic region encodes these proteins:
- the LOC104653697 gene encoding olfactory receptor 2B6-like, with protein MPLINESRPEEFTLLGFADRPWLQLPLFTSLITYPIAMMGNITIILVSRLDSRLHSPMYFFLANLSFLDMCYTTSIVPQMLVNLGSSKKTISYMGCAVQLYFFHIMGGTECLLLALMSFDRYVAICRPLHYTLIMNQRICILLVSTMWLIGITYAVSEATATLRLPLCGLNKLDHLLCEIPVLIKNACGEKGTNELTLSVVCIFMLAVPLCLILASYASIGHAVFKIKSSEGRKKAFGTSSSHLIVVLLFYGPAISMYLQPPSSISRDQPKFMALFYGVVTPTLNPFIYTLRNKDVKGALCHLVRRISALSDSW; from the coding sequence ATGCCACTAATTAATGAAAGCCGTCCTGAAGAATTTACTCTGTTAGGCTTTGCAGACCGCCCTTGGCTACAGCTTCCTCTGTTCACTAGTCTTATAACGTACCCCATAGCCATGATGGGAAACATCACAATCATTCTGGTGTCCAGGTTAGACTCTCGTCTTCATAGCCCCATGTATTTCTTCCTCGCCAACCTCTCCTTTTTGGACATGTGTTACACCACAAGCATTGTCCCTCAGATGCTGGTTAACCTGGGAAGCTCTAAGAAGACCATCAGCTATATGGGGTGTGCAGTtcaactttatttctttcacataaTGGGGGGCACAGAATGTTTGCTCTTGGCTCTTATGTCCTTCGATCGCTATGTGGCCATCTGCAGACCTCTTCACTACACCCTCATCATGAATCAGCGCATTTGTATCCTATTAGTTTCCACCATGTGGCTAATTGGAATAACCTATGCTGTCTCAGAGGCCACTGCTACATTACGGTTGCCACTGTGTGGTCTCAATAAGCTGGACCACTTACTGTGTGAGATTCCTGTTCTGATAAAGAATGCCTGTGGTGAAAAGGGTACTAACGAGCTCACACTCTCTGTGGTATGCATTTTTATGTTAGCTGTCCCACTATGCTTAATTCTTGCTTCCTATGCTAGTATTGGACATGCTGTATTTAAGATCAAATCTtctgagggaaggaaaaaggcCTTTGGGACAAGCTCCTCccatcttattgtagttttgttattttatggCCCAGCCATCAGCATGTACCTTCAGCCCCCGTCCTCCATCTCAAGGGATCAGCCCAAGTTCATGGCCCTCTTCTATGGAGTGGTGACTCCCACACTCAACCCCTTTATCTACACCCTGCGGAATAAGGACGTGAAGGGGGCATTATGCCACCTGGTGAGGAGAATTTCAGCTTTAAGTGATAGTTGGTAG
- the LOC104653688 gene encoding olfactory receptor 2J2: protein MMMEKNTSSENFFILLGFSNWPHLEVVLFVVILIFYLMTLTGNLFIIILSYLDSHLHTPMYFFLSNLSFLDICYTTSSIPQLLVNLWGLEKTISYAGCMVQLYFVLALGIAECVLLVVMSYDRYAAVCRPLHYTVLMHPRFCCLLAVASWVSGFTISALHSSFTFWIPLCGHRLVDHFFCEVPALLRLSCVDTHANELTLMVMSSIFVLIPLILILTSYGAIAWTALSMQSTTGLQKVFGTCGAHLMVASLFFIPVMCIYLQPPSENSPDQGKFIALFYTVVTPSLNPLIYTLRNKDVRRAVKRLMGWEWGM from the coding sequence atgatgatggaaaaaaacacaagttctgaaaacttctttattCTACTTGGATTTTCTAATTGGCCTCATCTGGAAGTAGTTCTGTTTGTGGTTATCTTGATCTTCTACCTAATGACACTGACAGGAAACCTGTTCATCATCATCCTGTCATACCTGGACTCCCATCTTCACACTCCAATGTACTTCTTCCTTTCAAACCTCTCATTTCTGGATATCTGCTACACCACTAGCTCTATCCCTCAGTTGCTGGTCAACCTCTGGGGCCTGGAAAAGACCATCTCTTATGCTGGTTGCATGGTTCAACTTTACTTTGTTCTTGCACTGGGAATTGCAGAGTGTGTCCTACTGGTGGTGATGTCCTATGACCGTTATGCAGCTGTGTGTAGACCTTTGCATTACACTGTCCTCATGCACCCTCGTTTCTGCTGCTTGTTGGCTGTGGCTTCTTGGGTAAGTGGTTTTACTATCTCAGCACTTCATTCCTCCTTTACTTTCTGGATACCCCTATGTGGACATCGCCTAGTGGATCATTTCTTCTGTGAAGTTCCAGCACTTCTGCGATTATCATGTGTTGATACCCATGCAAATGAGCTGACCCTCATGGTCATGAGCTCCATTTTTGTTCTTATACCTCTCATCCTCATTCTCACTTCCTATGGTGCCATTGCCTGGACTGCACTGAGCATGCAATCAACCACTGGGCTTCAGAAAGTGTTTGGAACATGTGGAGCCCATCTTATGGTTGCATCTCTCTTTTTCATTCCAGTCATGTGCATATATCTCCAGCCACCATCAGAAAATTCTCCTGATCAAGGCAAGTTCATTGCCCTCTTTTATACTGTCGTCACACCTAGTCTTAACCCTCTAATCTACACTCTCAGAAACAAGGATGTAAGAAGGGCAGTGAAGAGACtaatggggtgggagtgggggatgTGA